Proteins co-encoded in one Anabas testudineus chromosome 8, fAnaTes1.2, whole genome shotgun sequence genomic window:
- the xylt2 gene encoding xylosyltransferase 2, whose amino-acid sequence MVASVRVQKLLRRYKLAIAAALTILLIQGLVVWSLRSLEEGEAERKTRRSKLPDHNSQNPKRDATLWDNQNSLSGRNRGRWSGGTGRRGGKPSIRLKAPQERGKSEAAADFAVPHDLSSSRNFSESRGGADGVKLPATAIPGEPGSVDHQAPGNDFVPKCEILGKDALSALHRARSQQCQQEITNIVCQHQAGQLMPDALPQFCPQLGVSNPVQAAGELDNSLSKVENPVRVAFVLMVHGRAVRQLKRLIKAIYHHDHYYYIHVDKRSGYMHREVLQIAQQFPNVRATPWRMVTIWGGASLLKAYLRSMQDLLSMLDWKWDFFINLSATDFPTRTNDELVAFLSQNRDKNFLKSHGRENSRFIKKQGLDRLFHECDNHMWRLGERSIPEGLEVSGGSDWFALTRRFVEYVITSQDDLVSGLKQFYSYALLPAESFFHTVLGNSHMCDTLVDNNLRVTNWNRKLGCKCQYKHIVDWCGCSPNDFKPQDLIRIQQLTRPTFFARKFESTVNQEAIDILDTHLYGQYAPGTVAIKAYWESLFEIIDGLDTLSDVALTAYTSFFRLALKSLATAKNSVEACRLEPVGYPLSVHLYFYDDRFQGYLVRQEVQSVASKVRETVEVWAVPQSNLVLETNLKEFERLKNLEIGTEWDPKERIFRNFGGVIGPLDEPLAVQKWARGTNLTATIVWIDPALVIAASYDITVDVDAEYTQYKPPLQRPLRPGTWTVRVLKQWERVAEVRFLVMPLTFKNKEPLRKDEAKSIHAGPPGNLYLEQSFQQLSGVLKLPPQDSAMQEAQHNAQLVGHALEAWVDMSVRTFWVTNDLCTKQTSFCPAVGLCSKTSWSSLSPDPKSELGPVKSDGRIR is encoded by the exons AGAAAAACACGACGGTCTAAGCTGCCTGACCACAACAGCCAAAACCCCAAGAGAGACGCCACACTTTGGGATAACCAAAATTCCCTGTCGGGGAGGAACAGGGGCAGATGGAGCGGAGGAACCGGCCGCCGAGGAGGAAAGCCTAGTATCAGGTTGAAGGCTCCCCAGGAGCGAGGAAAGTCAGAGGCTGCGGCAGACTTTGCAGTCCCTCATGACTTGTCCAGCAGCCGTAACTTCAGCGAGAGCCGGGGTGGCGCAGATGGGGTCAAGTTGCCCGCTACGGCCATACCGGGAGAACCGGGCAGCGTGGACCACCAAGCCCCCGGCAATGACTTTGTGCCTAAATGTGAGATCTTAGGGAAGGACGCTCTGTCTGCCCTCCATCGCGCCCGGTCGCAGCAGTGCCAACAGGAGATCACCAACATCGTGTGTCAGCATCAGGCTGGGCAGCTCATGCCGGATGCACTTCCTCAGTTCTGCCCCCAGCTCG GTGTATCGAACCCAGTCCAGGCTGCGGGTGAGCTGGATAACAGCCTGTCCAAGGTGGAGAACCCTGTTAGGGTGGCTTTTGTTCTGATGGTCCACGGTCGAGCCGTGCGGCAGCTGAAGCGCCTCATCAAAGCCATTTACCACCATGATCACTACTACTACATCCATGTGGATAAG CGGTCCGGCTACATGCATCGAGAGGTCCTGCAGATAGCCCAGCAGTTTCCGAACGTACGAGCCACGCCCTGGCGCATGGTCACCATCTGGGGTGGTGCCAGCCTGCTGAAGGCCTACCTACGCAGCATGCAGGACCTGCTCTCCATGCTGGACTGGAAGTGGGATTTTTTCATCAATCTCAGCGCCACGGACTTCCCCACCAG AACCAACGATGAACTGGTGGCGTTCCTGTCGCAGAACAGAGATAAGAACTTCCTCAAGTCACACGGGAGAGAGAATTCCCG GTTCATTAAGAAGCAGGGCCTTGATCGTCTCTTCCATGAGTGCGACAACCACATGTGGCGTCTCGGTGAACGCAGCATCCCAGAAGGCCTGGAGGTCTCAGGTGGCTCCGACTGGTTTGCTCTCACCCGCCGCTTCGTGGAGTACGTCATCACTTCCCAAGATGACCTGGTGTCAGGCCTAAAGCAGTTCTATTCCTACGCCCTGCTCCCTGCTGAG TCCTTCTTCCACACTGTGCTGGGCAACAGTCATATGTGTGACACCCTGGTGGACAATAACCTCCGTGTAACCAACTGGAATCGTAAGTTGGGCTGTAAATGCCAGTACAAGCACATCGTCGACTGGTGCGGCTGCTCGCCCAATGATTTCAAACCACAAGACCTCATCCGGATTCAG cAATTGACCCGTCCGACATTCTTTGCCCGTAAATTTGAGTCGACTGTGAACCAGGAGGCCATAGACATCCTGGACACTCACCTGTATGGCCAGTATGCTCCTGGCACCGTTGCCATCAAGGCGTACTGGGAGAGTCTGTTTGAGATCATCGATGGCCTTGACACACTCAGTGACGTGGCTCTCACTGCTTACACTTCGTTCTTTCGCCTGGCCCTCAAGAGTCTGGCTACTGCTAAGAACAGTGTGGAGGCCTGCAG GTTGGAACCAGTAGGCTACCCTCTATCGGTACACTTGTACTTTTATGATGACCGTTTCCAAGGGTACTTGGTGCGTCAGGAAGTCCAGAGCGTCGCGTCCAAAGTCAGGGAGACCGTAGAGGTGTGGGCCGTGCCTCAGTCCAACCTCGTCCTTGAAACAAACCTTAAGGAGTTTGAAAGACTCAAGAACCTGGAA ATCGGCACAGAGTGGGATCCTAAAGAAAGAATCTTCCGTAACTTTGGTGGGGTAATCGGCCCTTTGGATGAACCCCTGGCAGTCCAAAAGTGGGCCCGGGGTACCAACCTCACAGCCACTATTGTATGGATTGACCCAGCTTTGGTGATAGCAGCGTCTTATGACATTACAGTGGACGTGGATGCAGAGTACACTCAGTACAAACCACCTTTGCAGCGCCCCCTGCGGCCAGGGACCTGGACAGTACGGGTGTTAAAGCAGTGGGAGCGCGTGGCTGAAGTTCGCTTTCTCGTGATGCCTTTAACGTTCAAAAACAAGGAGCCACTACGAAAAG ATGAGGCCAAGTCGATCCACGCAGGACCTCCAGGAAACCTGTATCTGGAGCAGAGTTTCCAGCAGCTCAGTGGCGTCCTGAAGCTCCCTCCCCAGGACTCTGCCATGCAGGAGGCCCAGCATAACGCCCAGCTCGTGGGTCATGCCCTTGAAGCGTGGGTGGACATGAGTGTACGGACTTTCTGGGTTACGAATGACCTGTGCACCAAACAGACTTCCTTCTGCCCTGCAGTGGGACTTTGCTCCAAAACGTCCTGGAGCTCCTTGTCCCCAGACCCCAAGTCTGAACTGGGCCCAGTCAAAAGCGATGGACGGATCAGGTAG